A window from Aliamphritea hakodatensis encodes these proteins:
- a CDS encoding restriction endonuclease: MQYKNAWMVRASKGGRLAELFASRGCVALGWNCLGNLAGYADVAALHGAYVSAYGDEKPAKVSNAVSMLHRFARQISAGDLVITYMPERRLYLLGEDLGRYRHVAEAEWLDRYANIRPVSWLSVVARDDLSKAVQNSLGATLTLFSLKNEVVSELLMNAQPVGSALSPDAGGAQLSLPGCQI, encoded by the coding sequence TTGCAATATAAAAATGCCTGGATGGTGAGAGCCAGTAAAGGGGGGCGTTTGGCTGAGCTGTTTGCAAGCCGGGGCTGTGTGGCGCTGGGTTGGAATTGTCTGGGGAATCTGGCGGGTTATGCTGATGTGGCTGCGTTGCACGGGGCGTATGTGTCAGCCTACGGAGACGAGAAGCCTGCGAAAGTCAGTAACGCAGTGAGTATGTTGCACCGGTTTGCGCGGCAGATCAGCGCCGGGGATCTGGTTATCACCTATATGCCCGAACGGAGGCTGTATTTACTGGGTGAAGATCTGGGAAGGTACCGGCATGTTGCCGAGGCTGAGTGGTTGGACCGGTATGCCAATATTCGCCCGGTAAGCTGGTTGTCAGTTGTTGCCCGTGATGATCTCAGTAAGGCCGTTCAGAACAGTCTGGGGGCGACGCTTACGCTGTTTTCACTGAAGAATGAAGTGGTTTCTGAGTTACTGATGAATGCGCAGCCTGTCGGTTCAGCGCTGTCACCGGATGCCGGGGGAGCTCAGTTAAGCCTCCCCGGTTGTCAGATTTAA